One genomic region from Spirulina subsalsa PCC 9445 encodes:
- the hisIE gene encoding bifunctional phosphoribosyl-AMP cyclohydrolase/phosphoribosyl-ATP diphosphatase HisIE, with the protein MSNSNPSSFVGSIPLEKIRFNEQGLVPAIAQDYLDGTVLMMAWMNAEALQKTLETGEAWYWSRSRQELWHKGATSGHFQPVKSLRYDCDSDAILLTIEQIGDIACHTGERSCFHQQGEGKQAPPANTLSGLYEVIRERQANPNESSYTCKLFAGGDNKILKKIGEESAEVVMACKDDNPQDIASEVADLFYHTLVALAHHNVDLREVYRVLEKRRH; encoded by the coding sequence ATGTCCAATTCCAACCCCTCCTCCTTTGTCGGATCGATTCCCTTGGAAAAAATACGTTTTAATGAACAGGGATTAGTGCCTGCGATCGCTCAAGACTACCTCGATGGTACTGTATTAATGATGGCCTGGATGAACGCCGAAGCACTCCAGAAAACCCTTGAGACAGGGGAAGCATGGTATTGGAGCCGTTCCCGCCAAGAACTCTGGCACAAAGGAGCCACCTCGGGACATTTCCAGCCCGTGAAATCCCTACGCTATGACTGTGATAGTGATGCCATTTTATTAACCATTGAGCAAATCGGCGATATTGCTTGTCATACAGGGGAAAGAAGCTGTTTCCACCAACAGGGAGAGGGAAAACAAGCTCCCCCGGCTAACACCTTATCCGGTTTGTACGAAGTAATCCGGGAGCGCCAAGCTAACCCCAACGAAAGTTCCTACACCTGTAAACTTTTCGCAGGGGGGGATAACAAGATTCTCAAAAAGATTGGCGAAGAGTCGGCCGAGGTGGTCATGGCCTGTAAGGATGATAATCCCCAAGATATCGCCTCGGAGGTGGCTGATTTGTTCTACCATACCCTCGTTGCTCTCGCTCACCACAATGTTGATTTACGCGAGGTTTACCGGGTTTTAGAAAAACGACGACATTAA